One Polaribacter sp. KT25b DNA segment encodes these proteins:
- a CDS encoding DUF2188 domain-containing protein, giving the protein MSNTRHVVPNPDGGWDSKKGGAERASKHFDNKQDAVDYSRELSKKQKTELVIHKKDGKIQRKDSHGNDKFPPKG; this is encoded by the coding sequence ATGAGCAATACAAGACACGTAGTTCCAAACCCAGATGGGGGTTGGGATTCTAAAAAAGGAGGAGCAGAAAGAGCTTCAAAACATTTTGATAATAAACAAGATGCAGTAGATTATAGTAGAGAATTGTCTAAAAAACAAAAAACAGAATTAGTCATTCATAAAAAAGATGGTAAAATTCAAAGAAAAGATTCTCACGGAAACGACAAATTTCCACCAAAAGGATAA
- a CDS encoding type I restriction-modification system subunit M: MSKLTQSDINNKVWKACDTFRGTVDAGQYKDYILTMLFIKYISDVNKEKKAEYKKKYNGDKARIERALKHERFSLPEKSSFDYLYEKRNESNLGDIINIGLEVLEEANRSKLEKVFRNIDYNSEANLGETTDRNRRLQHLLNDFRELDLRPSNLDNNDVIGDAYEYLIGNFAAGAGKKAGEFYTAAQVSQLLAKLVEPKAGDRICDPTCGSGSLLLKVAKEVGSTNVSLNGQEVNGSTYALARMNMFLHEMDNANIEWGDTLNSPKLVENDALMKFDIVVANPPFSLDKWGAEDASSDRYSRFHRGVPPKSKGDYAFITHMIETLNEHGKAGVILPHGVLFRGSSEGKIRKQLIDENLLKAVVGLPANLFYGTGIPASILIFDKNKGDNTEILFIDASNEFENGKNQNRLRDEDVDKIYNTFSEWKTVDKYSHIATLEEIQENDYNLNIPRYVDTFVEEEPVDIVETQKEIVALKAKLNDVESQMEVYLKEMGY, translated from the coding sequence ATGAGTAAACTAACACAAAGTGATATTAACAATAAAGTATGGAAAGCCTGCGATACCTTTAGAGGTACAGTAGATGCAGGGCAATATAAAGACTACATACTTACAATGCTCTTTATTAAATACATAAGCGATGTAAATAAAGAGAAGAAAGCCGAATACAAGAAAAAGTATAATGGTGATAAAGCACGTATAGAAAGAGCTTTAAAACACGAGCGTTTTTCATTGCCTGAAAAGTCGTCTTTTGATTATCTATATGAAAAACGTAACGAAAGCAATTTAGGTGACATTATTAATATTGGACTAGAAGTCTTAGAAGAAGCCAATAGAAGCAAACTGGAAAAGGTATTTAGAAACATCGATTATAATAGTGAAGCTAATCTTGGAGAAACAACGGATAGAAACAGACGTTTGCAGCATCTTCTAAACGATTTCAGAGAATTAGACCTAAGACCATCTAACCTAGATAATAACGATGTTATTGGAGATGCTTACGAGTATTTGATTGGAAATTTTGCAGCTGGAGCAGGTAAAAAAGCAGGAGAATTCTATACGGCAGCCCAAGTATCGCAATTATTAGCAAAACTGGTGGAGCCAAAAGCAGGAGACCGTATTTGCGACCCAACTTGTGGTTCTGGTTCTCTTTTACTTAAAGTAGCAAAAGAAGTAGGCAGCACTAATGTTTCGCTGAATGGTCAAGAAGTAAATGGCTCTACCTATGCATTGGCTCGTATGAATATGTTCTTGCACGAAATGGATAATGCCAATATAGAATGGGGAGATACCTTAAACTCACCAAAATTGGTTGAGAATGATGCTTTAATGAAATTTGATATAGTAGTAGCAAATCCACCATTTTCTTTAGATAAATGGGGAGCAGAAGATGCTTCTTCTGATAGATACAGCCGTTTTCATAGAGGTGTACCACCTAAGAGCAAAGGTGATTATGCATTTATTACGCATATGATAGAAACCTTAAATGAACACGGAAAAGCTGGTGTTATTTTGCCTCATGGAGTTTTATTCAGAGGAAGTAGCGAAGGTAAAATACGTAAGCAACTTATTGATGAAAATTTATTAAAAGCTGTGGTTGGTTTGCCTGCAAATTTATTTTATGGCACAGGTATTCCTGCCTCTATTTTAATTTTTGACAAAAATAAAGGAGACAATACAGAGATACTTTTTATTGATGCCAGTAATGAGTTTGAGAATGGTAAAAACCAAAATCGATTACGTGATGAAGATGTTGACAAGATTTATAATACCTTTTCTGAATGGAAAACAGTTGATAAATACAGCCACATTGCTACATTAGAAGAGATACAAGAAAACGATTACAACCTAAATATTCCTAGATATGTAGATACGTTTGTTGAAGAAGAACCCGTTGATATTGTTGAAACTCAAAAAGAGATAGTTGCCTTGAAAGCGAAATTAAACGATGTAGAATCTCAGATGGAGGTTTATCTTAAAGAAATGGGATATTAG
- a CDS encoding restriction endonuclease subunit S, whose translation MGNNDNNMTYRQDVQSNKRIQTNTGSRKWKKIGFQKLFTFSTGKNIKQNQASPYFSIPCVRYGELYHMYNEVITDVINYTNLKKEDLIFSEGNEILLPSAGEDPLDIGSASALMVKGVAIGRTINVLKPLKDGVYNQSYVAHYISHILRNNIARLAKGTSISNVYNSDLKQLKISLPPLKEQQKIAEILSQWDEAIETTQTLIDQLQLRKKGLMQALLSGKKRLTGFSEEWKEDKLGSYFTERKETGLDNLQLLSVGKEGVYPQDDSNKKDTSNSNKSKYKRICKGDIGYNTMRMWQGRSALSQLEGIVSPVYTILKPKENCDSVFFSHLFKLDDMIHKFYRNSQGMVSDTWMCKFKDLKIVKFNAPSSLEEQKAISKIIGLADVEIEEKKTYLLKLKEQKKGLMQQLLTGKKRVKLN comes from the coding sequence ATGGGGAATAATGATAACAATATGACCTACCGTCAAGATGTTCAATCAAATAAGCGAATACAAACTAATACTGGTTCAAGGAAATGGAAAAAAATTGGCTTTCAAAAGCTTTTTACTTTTTCAACAGGTAAAAATATTAAACAGAATCAAGCGTCTCCATATTTTTCAATTCCTTGTGTTAGATATGGTGAGTTATATCATATGTACAACGAAGTCATAACTGATGTAATAAACTATACCAATCTTAAAAAAGAAGATTTGATATTTAGCGAAGGGAACGAAATACTACTTCCTTCTGCTGGTGAAGACCCCTTAGATATAGGGTCTGCGTCTGCTCTTATGGTTAAAGGTGTTGCAATTGGAAGAACAATAAATGTTTTAAAACCTCTTAAAGATGGTGTTTATAACCAAAGTTATGTAGCTCACTACATCAGTCATATTTTAAGAAACAATATAGCGCGTTTAGCTAAGGGTACTAGTATTAGTAATGTTTACAATTCAGATTTAAAACAATTAAAAATTAGTCTTCCACCACTAAAAGAACAACAAAAAATAGCAGAAATCCTCTCACAATGGGATGAAGCAATAGAAACCACACAAACGCTTATTGACCAATTACAATTGCGTAAAAAAGGTTTAATGCAAGCCTTGTTATCTGGTAAGAAGCGATTGACTGGGTTTAGTGAGGAGTGGAAAGAAGATAAATTAGGAAGTTATTTTACCGAACGAAAAGAAACAGGTTTAGATAATTTACAGTTGTTATCAGTTGGTAAAGAAGGAGTTTACCCGCAAGATGATTCCAACAAAAAAGATACTTCGAATTCTAATAAATCTAAATACAAAAGAATCTGTAAAGGAGATATTGGTTACAATACAATGCGAATGTGGCAAGGTAGAAGTGCATTGTCACAACTTGAAGGCATTGTTAGTCCCGTTTATACCATATTAAAACCTAAAGAAAATTGTGACTCAGTTTTTTTCAGTCACCTTTTTAAGCTTGACGATATGATTCATAAGTTTTACAGAAATTCACAAGGAATGGTTAGTGATACTTGGATGTGTAAATTCAAAGACCTTAAGATTGTAAAATTCAATGCGCCTTCATCATTAGAAGAGCAAAAAGCAATTTCAAAAATTATTGGTCTAGCAGATGTAGAAATTGAAGAAAAGAAAACCTATCTGTTGAAATTGAAGGAACAGAAAAAAGGTTTAATGCAGCAATTATTAACGGGTAAAAAACGAGTAAAATTAAATTGA
- a CDS encoding DUF3800 domain-containing protein produces MAEIYQHNIYIDESCHLENDIHPLMCIGYTKIAAKDYELYKNELKKIKLTHKTPTELKWNKLSNNRLPFYKAIIDFFFDSNIEFRAILVKNKAQLDHTKFNRGDHNSFYYTLVFLLLRNPWVNYLENPHKVILDIKDTRGKERLTKLDTRLNEEYRQKYNRDSPFNFFQHIRSDESEFLQLADFFIGAITYKARGLHLLEKSSQVKKEVVAYLEQKSGYQLDDGTAPFEEKFNIFDFQIQTQNKQ; encoded by the coding sequence ATGGCAGAAATATACCAGCATAATATTTATATAGATGAAAGTTGCCATTTAGAAAACGACATACACCCATTAATGTGTATTGGTTATACAAAAATAGCAGCTAAAGATTATGAGCTGTATAAAAATGAGTTAAAAAAAATCAAGCTTACACATAAAACACCTACAGAACTAAAGTGGAATAAGCTTTCTAATAACCGCTTGCCCTTTTACAAAGCCATTATAGATTTCTTTTTTGATAGCAATATTGAATTTAGAGCCATTTTAGTCAAAAACAAAGCCCAGTTAGATCATACTAAGTTTAACAGAGGAGATCATAATTCTTTTTATTATACACTGGTATTTTTATTACTTAGAAACCCTTGGGTAAATTATCTAGAAAATCCACATAAAGTTATTTTGGACATTAAAGATACACGTGGTAAGGAGCGTTTAACTAAATTAGATACTCGTTTAAATGAAGAATACAGGCAAAAATACAATAGAGATTCTCCTTTTAATTTTTTTCAACACATCCGTTCAGACGAGAGTGAGTTTTTACAACTAGCAGATTTTTTTATAGGTGCTATTACTTACAAAGCAAGAGGTCTGCATTTGCTAGAAAAATCATCGCAAGTTAAAAAAGAAGTGGTAGCCTATTTAGAACAAAAATCAGGCTATCAATTAGATGATGGCACTGCACCCTTTGAAGAAAAGTTTAATATTTTCGATTTTCAAATTCAAACTCAAAACAAGCAATAA
- a CDS encoding type I restriction endonuclease subunit R — translation MSTPSYLEDNVSQIPALQLLINMGYTYVSPKKAEQWRGGKSQVLFTEILRTQLAKINTIHRRGKEYAFSDANINSAVIAAKDLPIQDGFINANKAFYDLITLGKAFEQSIDGDKKSHTINYIDWQHPENNIFHVTEEFPVLRTARTDTYRPDLVLFINGIPSVIIECKSPSLGGTKSPVTLAIEQHTRNFSKDGIRSLYVYSNLLLSIATNESSYATTGTSKEFWAKWTEQFTSSETEKKYWTALKKLKNKTLEEDQKNMVFEERAEYVRKTFDGIDTEDRLLTEQDKLLFNLCRPERLLDLILNFTLYDDGIKKIARYQQYFAVNNTINRVTKFDKTGKRQGGVIWHTQGSGKSLTMVMLAQMLASNPHISNPKIVLVTDRVDLDDQISDTFKKCKKEVRQAKTGAHLTELLEDNSDAIITTIINKFEAAVKNNKKPFTSSDIFVLIDEGHRTQYGTINVSMQRVFPNACFLAFTGTPLMKKEKSTASKFGGYIGKAYTVKDAVEDGAVVPLLYEGRHNQITLNEAPINTYFEKLAERNNLSERGRAKLKQKFNTVNELNKTDQVIYARAWDISEHYTEFFQTHSDNYKPKAQLVAPTIKSALLYKKYLDEIGLVDSEVVVTQSDQREGTEDGYFNENEDKRREDEYLNAMIDKYGDLKKYEKSIINQFKKRDKPEILIVVAKLLTGFDAPNNTVLYLCRSLKEHTLLQAIARVNRVYPGKDYGYIVDYYGNLENLDTALSTYSNLEGFEEEDLEGTLTNISDEIGKLSQAHSELWDIFKTLKGRNLEATAYEEHLSPEDVRNKFYTKVSQFARLLKLALSSVDFVTNTDEKKIDTYKRDAKFFLKLRVDVTRRYNDDIAYKEFEPQIQKLINKHITTDGEIMKITELVDIFNKEERDAQVENIKGKAAQADHIASRTVKAINLKMQEDPIYYRKLADLIKETIAAYHQKRIDEAEYLKRAKENEDKFFNGRSKDAPDELADNTVALAFYNFSRSVFENVELLNTPFHIEVSLAIDKTVKEHIYLNEKKIIDWHKNEDITGKINIELGDVIYDLHQKFDIDTDWDKIDYLISECLKIAILKYK, via the coding sequence ATGAGTACACCATCATATTTAGAAGACAATGTATCTCAAATACCTGCGTTGCAATTGCTCATCAATATGGGCTATACCTATGTAAGTCCTAAAAAAGCAGAACAATGGAGAGGCGGGAAATCGCAAGTATTGTTTACAGAAATATTACGTACTCAGCTAGCTAAAATTAACACTATTCATCGTCGTGGTAAGGAGTATGCTTTTTCAGATGCTAATATAAATTCGGCTGTTATAGCCGCAAAAGACTTACCTATACAAGATGGTTTTATAAATGCAAACAAAGCATTTTATGATTTAATTACGCTAGGTAAAGCCTTTGAGCAAAGCATAGATGGAGACAAAAAAAGCCATACTATAAACTATATAGATTGGCAACATCCAGAAAATAATATATTTCACGTTACTGAGGAATTTCCTGTACTAAGAACAGCTAGAACAGATACCTACAGACCAGATTTAGTGTTGTTTATTAATGGTATTCCTTCTGTAATTATAGAATGTAAAAGCCCATCGTTAGGAGGAACAAAATCGCCAGTAACTCTGGCTATAGAGCAACATACAAGAAATTTTAGTAAAGATGGCATCAGGTCATTATATGTCTATTCTAATTTACTCTTAAGTATAGCTACTAATGAAAGTAGTTATGCAACTACTGGAACAAGTAAAGAGTTTTGGGCAAAATGGACAGAACAATTTACCTCAAGCGAAACGGAAAAAAAGTATTGGACAGCACTCAAAAAGCTAAAAAATAAAACTTTAGAAGAAGACCAAAAAAATATGGTTTTTGAAGAACGAGCGGAGTACGTGCGTAAAACCTTTGATGGCATTGATACTGAAGATAGGTTACTTACAGAACAAGACAAGTTATTGTTCAACTTATGTAGGCCAGAACGCTTATTAGATTTAATATTAAATTTCACGCTCTATGATGATGGCATAAAGAAAATAGCCAGATACCAACAATATTTTGCAGTTAACAACACTATTAATCGTGTCACTAAATTTGATAAAACTGGTAAACGTCAAGGAGGCGTTATTTGGCATACACAAGGAAGTGGTAAATCATTGACTATGGTAATGCTTGCTCAAATGTTGGCATCAAATCCGCATATTTCAAATCCTAAAATTGTGCTAGTCACAGACCGTGTTGACCTTGATGACCAGATTTCAGACACCTTTAAAAAGTGTAAAAAAGAAGTACGTCAAGCCAAGACAGGTGCACATCTTACGGAACTACTTGAAGATAATAGCGATGCTATTATAACAACCATCATAAACAAGTTTGAGGCCGCTGTAAAGAATAACAAAAAACCATTTACATCTTCTGATATATTTGTGCTTATTGACGAAGGACACAGAACACAATACGGTACAATTAATGTAAGTATGCAACGTGTATTTCCTAATGCTTGTTTTCTTGCTTTTACAGGAACTCCTTTGATGAAAAAGGAAAAAAGTACTGCTAGTAAATTTGGTGGTTATATTGGTAAAGCATACACTGTAAAAGATGCTGTTGAAGATGGTGCTGTAGTGCCATTATTGTATGAAGGAAGACATAATCAAATTACACTTAACGAAGCACCAATAAATACCTATTTTGAAAAACTTGCAGAGCGCAATAACCTTTCAGAAAGAGGTCGTGCTAAATTGAAGCAAAAATTTAATACCGTAAATGAGCTAAATAAAACAGACCAAGTAATATATGCTAGAGCTTGGGATATCAGTGAACATTACACAGAATTTTTTCAAACACATAGTGATAATTACAAGCCAAAAGCACAGTTAGTTGCACCAACGATTAAAAGTGCCTTATTATATAAAAAATATTTGGATGAAATTGGTTTGGTAGATTCTGAGGTTGTTGTAACACAATCTGACCAACGAGAAGGAACAGAAGATGGATATTTTAATGAGAACGAAGATAAGAGGAGAGAAGATGAGTATCTAAATGCAATGATAGATAAGTATGGGGATTTAAAAAAATACGAAAAGAGTATTATAAATCAGTTTAAAAAGCGTGATAAACCTGAAATATTAATTGTAGTAGCAAAGCTTTTAACTGGGTTTGATGCACCTAACAATACAGTATTATATTTATGCCGTTCGCTTAAAGAACATACATTACTGCAAGCAATTGCTCGTGTTAACCGTGTATATCCTGGTAAAGATTATGGATACATTGTAGATTATTACGGGAATCTTGAAAACCTAGACACTGCTTTAAGTACTTACTCGAATTTAGAAGGGTTCGAGGAAGAAGACTTAGAAGGAACGCTAACTAATATCAGTGATGAAATTGGTAAGTTATCTCAAGCACATTCAGAATTGTGGGATATTTTTAAAACATTAAAAGGTAGAAATCTTGAAGCAACAGCCTACGAAGAACACTTATCGCCAGAAGATGTAAGAAACAAGTTTTATACCAAAGTTTCTCAGTTCGCAAGACTCTTAAAATTGGCACTTTCTTCGGTTGATTTTGTTACAAATACAGATGAAAAGAAGATCGATACCTATAAGAGAGATGCTAAGTTTTTTCTGAAATTACGTGTAGATGTAACTAGACGTTACAATGATGATATTGCATACAAAGAGTTTGAGCCACAAATTCAGAAGCTTATTAATAAGCATATTACAACTGATGGCGAAATAATGAAAATTACTGAGTTAGTTGATATATTTAACAAAGAGGAACGTGATGCACAGGTAGAAAACATTAAGGGAAAAGCTGCTCAAGCAGACCATATTGCTAGCAGAACGGTTAAGGCTATTAATTTAAAAATGCAAGAAGATCCTATTTATTATAGAAAACTTGCAGACCTTATTAAAGAGACTATTGCAGCTTATCATCAAAAACGTATAGACGAAGCAGAATATTTAAAAAGAGCTAAGGAAAACGAAGATAAATTCTTTAATGGTCGCTCAAAAGATGCACCAGATGAGTTGGCAGACAATACAGTTGCATTAGCGTTTTACAACTTTAGTAGGTCAGTATTTGAAAATGTTGAGTTATTAAATACACCATTTCATATTGAAGTAAGTTTAGCGATTGATAAAACTGTAAAGGAACATATTTACTTAAACGAGAAAAAGATTATTGATTGGCATAAAAATGAAGATATCACAGGGAAAATAAATATCGAATTAGGAGACGTAATTTATGATTTACATCAGAAATTTGACATTGACACAGACTGGGATAAAATAGATTACCTCATTAGTGAGTGCTTGAAAATTGCAATACTTAAATACAAGTAA
- a CDS encoding M48 family metallopeptidase, giving the protein MELKSIPYGNSRIDFCLKRNKRKTLGIKVYPNGSTVVTAPIETPYDKIAVKVKSKAQWINKQKDFFMLFEPRTKEKLYESGESHLYLGKNYRLKITESNTNSVKLKGGYILIDIKDKHNKNAIEKELKKWYKSKAMIHFENLYHNRLDLAKELSNKEVSLKYKWLNNRWGSCFIDGTIYLNLELIKAPKECIDYVLVHEICHLDHHNHSTSFYKLLTKKLPKWKMSKDKLEKLLS; this is encoded by the coding sequence ATGGAGTTAAAGAGTATTCCATATGGTAATTCAAGAATTGATTTTTGTTTAAAGCGAAATAAAAGGAAGACGCTAGGTATTAAGGTATATCCTAACGGCTCTACGGTTGTAACAGCCCCTATAGAAACACCTTATGATAAAATAGCTGTGAAAGTAAAGTCTAAAGCGCAATGGATAAATAAGCAAAAAGACTTCTTTATGCTCTTTGAACCACGAACAAAAGAAAAGCTTTACGAAAGTGGTGAAAGCCATTTGTATCTGGGGAAAAATTATAGATTAAAAATTACAGAGTCAAATACAAATTCAGTCAAATTAAAAGGGGGCTATATATTAATTGATATAAAAGATAAGCATAATAAAAATGCTATTGAAAAGGAACTGAAAAAGTGGTACAAATCTAAGGCTATGATACATTTTGAAAATCTTTATCATAATAGATTAGATTTAGCTAAAGAATTATCAAATAAGGAAGTTTCATTAAAATATAAATGGCTAAATAACAGATGGGGAAGTTGTTTTATTGATGGAACTATTTATCTTAATTTGGAACTTATAAAAGCACCTAAAGAATGTATTGATTACGTTCTTGTGCACGAGATTTGTCATCTTGACCATCACAATCATAGTACTTCTTTTTATAAACTTCTAACAAAGAAGTTGCCAAAATGGAAAATGTCAAAAGACAAATTAGAGAAGCTTTTATCTTAG
- the aroC gene encoding chorismate synthase → MSFNSFGNLLKVTTYGESHGTAIGGVIDGFPAGLKVDFDAIQAELDRRKPGQSKIVTQRKEPDTVIFHSGIFEGITTGTSIGFVINNTNQKSKDYNHNTNIYRPSHADYTYDKKYGIRDYRGGGRSSARETANWVVAGALAKQLIAHISINAFTSSVGEIFIDKPYQDLDFSKTENNIVRCPDELSAEKMITKIQEIRKSGDTIGGTVTCVAKNVPVGLGEPIFNKLHAELGKAMLSINAVKGFEFGSGFCGAKMKGSEHNDIFNADGSTQSNLSGGIQGGISNGMDIYFRVAFKPVATIMTNQQTINSEGELTEITGKGRHDPCVVPRAVPIVEALTALVLADFWLINRTRKI, encoded by the coding sequence ATGTCTTTTAATTCTTTTGGAAATCTTTTAAAAGTTACAACGTATGGAGAATCTCATGGAACTGCTATTGGTGGGGTTATAGATGGATTTCCTGCAGGTTTAAAAGTAGACTTTGATGCAATACAAGCAGAATTAGACAGACGTAAACCTGGACAATCTAAAATTGTAACACAACGTAAAGAACCAGATACTGTAATATTCCATTCTGGTATTTTCGAAGGAATTACTACAGGTACTTCTATCGGATTTGTAATTAACAATACAAATCAAAAATCTAAAGATTATAATCACAATACAAATATCTATAGACCTTCTCATGCAGATTATACTTATGATAAAAAATATGGTATTAGAGATTATAGAGGTGGTGGTAGAAGTTCTGCTCGTGAAACAGCTAACTGGGTAGTTGCTGGTGCTTTAGCAAAACAATTAATTGCGCATATAAGTATTAATGCTTTTACTTCTTCAGTTGGAGAAATTTTTATTGATAAACCATATCAAGATTTAGATTTTTCTAAAACAGAAAACAATATTGTACGTTGTCCTGATGAATTGTCAGCAGAAAAAATGATTACCAAAATTCAGGAAATTAGAAAATCCGGAGATACAATTGGTGGAACTGTAACTTGTGTTGCTAAAAATGTACCTGTTGGTTTAGGAGAACCTATTTTTAATAAATTACATGCAGAACTAGGTAAAGCAATGCTTTCTATAAACGCAGTAAAAGGTTTTGAATTTGGTAGTGGGTTTTGTGGTGCAAAAATGAAAGGTTCTGAACATAACGACATTTTTAATGCTGATGGATCTACACAATCTAATTTATCCGGAGGAATTCAGGGTGGAATTAGCAATGGTATGGATATTTATTTTAGAGTTGCTTTTAAACCTGTAGCAACAATAATGACAAATCAACAAACAATTAATTCTGAAGGCGAACTTACAGAAATTACAGGAAAAGGAAGACATGATCCTTGTGTTGTACCAAGAGCTGTACCAATTGTAGAAGCTTTAACAGCCTTAGTTTTAGCAGATTTTTGGTTGATAAATAGAACTAGAAAAATCTAA
- a CDS encoding heparan-alpha-glucosaminide N-acetyltransferase domain-containing protein has product MHKKRLYFIDIIRAFAILMMLQGHFIDTLLATEYRDLTSIPFSIWSYFRGITAPTFFTISGLIFTYLLLKAKERGETNLRMRKGLIRGFFLIFVGYLLRIPFLRWITGDFNTYFLVIDVLQCIGLSLILIVTLYFLCAKNTLIFSVTNFFLGIIIFLTERMYYDLNYENIPIVFSNYISKNNGSIFTIIPWFGYVAFGAFIATLFHGYLKKPKFKTNIIFSFFVTGCVLIFYSSHILVSIYKLTHIEIFLKSASYNYLFTRLGNVLIYFAFFYALEKYLKFPLVLKIGQKTLSIYVIHFIIIYGSFTGLGLNTIIGRNLTPIQAILGAIVFLITVCFLSFFYVRTNTFLYANLRRIFEKTKSLF; this is encoded by the coding sequence GTGCATAAAAAAAGACTGTATTTTATTGATATAATTAGAGCTTTTGCAATATTAATGATGTTGCAAGGTCATTTTATCGATACACTTTTAGCAACAGAATATAGAGATTTAACTTCTATCCCATTTTCAATTTGGTCCTATTTTAGAGGAATTACAGCTCCTACATTTTTTACTATATCAGGATTAATTTTTACCTATTTATTACTTAAGGCAAAAGAAAGAGGTGAAACAAATTTAAGAATGAGAAAAGGTCTAATTAGAGGCTTTTTTTTAATTTTTGTAGGTTATTTATTACGTATTCCTTTTCTTCGTTGGATAACTGGAGATTTTAACACTTATTTTTTAGTTATTGATGTTTTACAGTGTATTGGGTTAAGTTTAATATTAATAGTTACATTATACTTTTTATGTGCTAAAAACACACTTATTTTTTCTGTTACAAACTTTTTTTTAGGAATAATTATTTTTTTAACTGAAAGAATGTATTATGATTTAAACTATGAAAATATTCCTATAGTTTTCAGTAATTATATTTCAAAAAATAATGGCTCTATTTTTACAATCATACCTTGGTTTGGCTATGTTGCTTTTGGTGCTTTTATTGCTACTTTATTTCATGGATATCTTAAAAAACCTAAGTTTAAAACAAATATAATATTCTCTTTTTTTGTTACTGGTTGTGTTTTAATTTTTTATTCTTCGCATATTTTAGTATCTATTTATAAGTTAACACACATAGAAATATTTTTAAAATCTGCTAGTTATAATTATCTATTTACAAGGTTAGGTAATGTTTTAATATATTTTGCCTTTTTCTATGCTTTAGAAAAATACTTGAAATTTCCTTTAGTTTTAAAAATAGGACAAAAGACATTATCCATTTATGTAATTCATTTTATAATTATTTATGGAAGTTTTACAGGTCTTGGTTTAAATACAATTATTGGTAGAAATTTAACACCAATACAAGCCATTTTGGGGGCAATAGTATTCTTAATTACTGTGTGTTTTCTATCATTCTTTTATGTACGAACTAATACTTTTTTATATGCCAATTTAAGACGCATATTTGAAAAAACTAAAAGTCTATTTTAG
- a CDS encoding DUF3467 domain-containing protein, translating into MEENQNKDGQLNIELDQEVAEGTYSNLAIINHSMSEFIVDFINIMPGVPKAKVKSRIILTPQHAKRLTKALADNVRKFEQAHGEIKDYEQPPIPMNFGPTGQA; encoded by the coding sequence ATGGAAGAAAATCAAAACAAAGATGGTCAATTAAATATTGAATTAGATCAAGAAGTTGCAGAAGGAACCTATTCTAACTTAGCAATTATTAATCATTCAATGTCAGAATTTATTGTAGATTTTATAAATATAATGCCAGGAGTACCAAAAGCAAAAGTAAAATCTAGAATTATTTTAACACCACAACACGCAAAAAGATTAACAAAGGCTTTGGCAGATAATGTTAGAAAATTTGAACAAGCTCACGGAGAAATTAAAGATTATGAACAGCCTCCAATTCCAATGAATTTTGGACCAACTGGTCAAGCATAA